CATTTCATGTTTAACCACTGAACTGGACATCTAGagtcatcatcaggtcaaaatcaAATTTGTCCAGTAATCTGGTTTATGACTGAATACCTGCACAACTAATAACGTTATGCTCGTTCGAGATGTGCCAGGCCTGAGCAGAACTGATCACTGGCGATAGGTGATCACCGCACAATACGTGTTGGTTAGATTTGTGTCTGTCCTGATCTGGACTTGCCCTGACATCATGTACATGTGGGCAACAATAACCAGGGCATGATGGGAACACCTTGCTATTGCATGATTAAAGAGCTGATTGGTTCTtagttttgaccacaaacacCATGGCTGCATTCAGCCCTGACAAAACACACTGCCTTCTAATATAGCCGGGTTTAATTCAGGTCAATTCCATTCAATTCAAAGGGGCTTTATTAGCATGGAAAACATGTGTTAACATTGCTAAAGCacatgtaaaataaatgcacataTTGTTTGTAGTATATGTGTAAAGATCTTCCATAATTTGGTTTCTATGCACATCACTGTTGAATGGGTAACACCTCTGATTTGAAAATGTACCTCAAAGCCCCTTCCACACTGTTTCAGCATTGCAAAACTCTGCATACCCTTGTTTCAGAAATCCTAATGTTGTGAAATGAAGGTATTCTGTCATTTAACATATCTTGTATggttaacaataataataataaagattaTTCATGTAGCGCTTATCAAGACCAGCAATTATAAAGTGCTGTAAAGCAGACTGAAAAAGAACAAGGCTACACGTAGCCTACAGAGTGACATAACAGGTTGTTAGTGTCTCTGACTTCCTGTATATTCTGCTGCTATAAGGCTTCTGGAAACTGTTAATCTTAACGTCAGCCGCCCCATCTCGTCCAATTTCCAGGTGAGGCACAGACATCTCGAACAAGCTTATTCCCATGATCCTGAGTTGCACtttgtttagtgctaattagcaaattttagcatgctaacatgctaaactaaggtGTAGACATTACATGCTtaatattagcatgttagcatagtCAACGAGAGAGTGTCTTGTTTCCACTTACGTATATGTCGGAGACGAGGCAACTGGAAGTACATTCATTCCCATGGTAATCTCCATGATATCTGATGTGCCTGCGAAACTCCTCCCTTCTGTAATATTATGGTCCGAATTTTGCCTCAAGTACATTAAGAAACTTTTGCAGCAAATTCCGGAGAGACCctatgacagtgtgctagcttagccaacaggctgctaactagctaacaggctatttccttcaattcagttgcctgtgttgtTTGTCAAGTGAGTTTTTATGATTAAAAAGAACTTGTGTATATCTAGTTTCAacacattgtgaatctgagtaatgttattctgcaAAAATATGGTTATACGTTATATACAGGCAGATTGTCATCATGACTCGTTCAGCCGTTTATAcgtctttttaattaaatgaatgaaatatttcacaaaacatgcacacacatttatttgttgCCTTGCAATATTAGTCCTGTCGTTGTCCCGGTAATGTTCGAAGTGCATATTCCAAAGTACTGGATAGCGAAAAACAGAATTAGCCTCTCCCCcatggctacaggtagtttctatcaggtttctatccgaccgtaaagaaatgcacttttTTTCACTAGAAGCATCATCCGTATAATTACAGAATTACGGACACCAGTTACATATGTAAGTAGAGACGAGGTGTTAGGGTACCGAAtatgatgttagcatttagctcaaaggcTGTGTCTAAATACAGCCTCACAGAACCTACTATTGTTCAACTTTTAAAGCCAGCAGTGCACTTTTTAGCATCAGCTTTTCACAATCCTGCATTCATACTACAGTTTCCTTAGAATTGGCCTTCTCAGCGAAGTCTCTCCACTGGTACAACGGCTGTGATGATGAATGTTTAACTTTCAGCAGGAGCGACAGAGATTGTGTGAAATCACTGGAAAATTTGCCTCACCTTTGTTTtacaactaaagtttaccagCAGAGAATTTGAGCAAACCAAAATGATCATGATGATAGTTGTTCCGCTTACCGTCTCATCACAGCCTTAAGTGTGCAGAGAAATGAAGCTATAAACACGGCGAAGGACAGACAACAAACTATTATCTTTTCATCATCAAAGAAAGTCAGCAGCAGAATCGCACCAATCACAGTTATGACATTTCCATTTACGGTTTCCATTGTGGAGTTAATGCACAGTCATCTTCACAGCCTGTTCTGGGTTGAAGTGCAGCACAGTGCAGATAGTCTATCTAccttgtagcctgtcttttaaaACAAGGCTCCCAGTGTTTTAGTAGGCCACCTGCACTGTCCCATGATCTGCCTGGCAGGGAACAGCAGCCCACAGGGGAGTCATTTGACACTGTGAGAGACcagaaacacaacacacttGAATTATTGCGGGCCCTTGGAGGCCAGTCGCAAGGACAAAGTTTAACATTAacctaaaaaaggaaaaataatttTAGAATACCTAGGCAAGGATGCTTCACAGACATTTACAAACACAGCTCAGATGTAGTCAGATGTATCATAGACtctgaaaacagatttttttttaaagaattgacagatttttttggaaaataaatcatgtaATGGCACTAACACATGTGCCTAATCATTTTTCACAAGACCTAGGAGCTGAATAAATGAGCCGTACTCCTCATATGACACCAGCATTTATAATCGACCTTTAACTTAATGTGCCAGACTGTGTGGAGACTTGTCCCAGTGAGGCTGTGCTGTAGGCCCCAGGAacagaaatgctgctgttgctttgattgcacaatgtgtttttaaaagttttatttgtcAAGGATTTCTCAGCTCAATGTAGATATGTTGTGTTGAAAATGGTGTCAGTCTTTTGATGTGGTTTTGCTTTTGGTTTTGCCGTATGTCATGACGGGAAACATTTATTCAAGAGTGGGAAACTTCTGACAGGAAGTCCAGGTCtagctgtgtgttttttttgaaCTTTGTGAAACTGAATCTGGGTAGAGATTTTGGCATCAGTGTGGTCTCAACATGAACTTAAAGTTTGAGttataaaaacagcaaaaggAAGTTATCTTTAATAACCTACTGTCCAGTGGAATAAACATTCACCGTATCATTTTCACTTCTGTTGTTCCAGTTTGCGGTGAATATGTTCAGAACATTGCCTCCATCGTCCAACCCCACTGGAGCGGAGTTTGATCCAGAAGAGGACGAGCCAACACTTGAAGCTGCATGGCCACACCTCCAGGTTGACATTTAAGTCATTTAATCATCTGCAGAACAGTTAAGAGGTTTTTAAACGGTTGTTCTCTGCGTAGAAGAGACTGCCAGCATGGCTGACTTGTGCAGTTCAGCAGTTTCTGAAGTTTACAGAACTGCATGTCTGTAGCAGATTTTAAATTGTGTGTTTGGTGTTAGAGCGTTTGCCTCAACATTGTGCAGCTCAGTGCTAAATTATGCACACTTTGTCCCCATTTTGTCTGAATTCCTTCTCCGCATTCattcctcttttctctttcttttctgttgCAGCTCGTCTATGAATTTTTCCTTAGGTTTTTAGAATCGCCTGACTTTCAGCCTAACATAGCAAAGAAATACATCGACCAGAAATTTGTTATGCAGGTAAGAGAAGAACATTTTTGCTAAACTCTCAGACCATATAGTCAAAAAAATGAttattgaccctttgctaagccccgcccctttgtggtggtatttttggaaaaatgaaatagtgattccagagagaagcagacagaggggtctacagtctgtgtttgaaggatatatccaggatgtcaaactgactcagcagcaacaacagcttAAAAAGATAAAGGTAGTTAGAAACGCTCAGTGTAGTTAGAAAAACTCTCTGGAGCACAGATGTGTAGCTGTCAGGCCCCGGTTGGAGTTGGCTGACGCTACGccatgattggccagtctgcattcGAGGGGCGGGACTCAGCCACAGGTCAATTACAGGACACAGtttacacactgactgtcaTTATGGTAACTTCTCACTTCTCTTTTCATCGTAGCTCCTAGAACTATTTGACAGTGAGGAtcccagagagagagacttcCTCAAAACTACCCTCCACAGGATTTATGGAAAGTTCCTGGGGCTGAGAGCGTACATCAGAAAACAGATCAATAACATTTTCTATAGGTAGCTGCAGCTCTCTCATTGCTTGGcttatttttaaaacatgtaTACCAAGATAGATGGTCAACGTATTAAtcaattgttttgtttgttcttcCAGGTTTATCTATGAGACAGAGCACCATAATGGTATAGCTGAACTACTGGAAATACTTGGAAGGTACGGCCTTAAGCTAACATTACAAGCTTTGTGGCTGTCATACGACTTAAACATGTCCATCAGCACTTCCCTTTCATAATAGCACACCATGAATCTTTCATTTTTGTCCCAAATGCAAAAGCTTCCTAATTATCAGctgtttaattcaattcaagCTGTTAAATCAAGCCAGcaggcatggatggattactgagcgGGCATaccgggcacaggcccaggggcccaaaatgTCAGGGGTCTCCCTGGGCTTCCTTTTgtaaatgtcactcaaatttaCATGTACTGACCAGGATAAgactcaaaatgatcacaaagaaacacaaaaatgacacaaagagatgcaaaggaactgtgaagagacacaaaataacagcaaaaacaagcaaaacaaccATAACATGACACAGAATGACTAGAAAGCAACACAAAACGACCGGAAAAGTCACAAAAACACCTCAGTAGGACATTAAATattgtcaaagagacacaaaacgactacagacagacacaaaatgatccaaaagagacacaaaatgacctaacAGAGACAGTAAGTGTCCTAAGAGGCTCAAAACGactacagaaagacacaaaatgacctcagagaggcacaaaatgactagagaaagagacaaaattaccccagacacaaaatgactacagaaagACCCAAATTGACCTTAAAGAGGCACAAAACGTCtatagaaagacacaaaattacctcaaagagacaaaaaatgacgtaaaagagacacaaaatgactacagaaagactcaaaattacctcaaagagacaaaaaatgacgtaaaagagacacaaaatgactacagaaagactcaaaattacctcaaagagacacaaaatgactactgAAAGACCCAAATTGACCTTAAAGAGGCACAAAACGtctacagaaagacacaaaattacctcagagacacaaaacaactacagaatgactcaaaattacctcagagagacacaaaattactacagaaagactcaaaattacctcagacacaaaacgactacagaaagacacaaaattacctcaaagagacacaaaatgactacagaaagactcaaaatgtcctcagagacacaaaacgactacagaaagacacaaaattacctcaaagagacacaaaatgatgtaaaagagacacaaaatgactacagaaagactcaaaatgtcctcagagacacaaaacgactacagaaagacacaaaatgacctcagagagacacaaaatgactacagaaagactgaaaatgtcctcagagacacaaaacgacctcagagacacaaaatgactacagaaagacacaaaatgaccacagaaagacacaaaattacctcagagacacaaaacgactacagaaagacacaaaacgaccacagaaagacacaaaattacctcagagagacacaaaatgactacagaaagactgaaaatgtcctcagagacacaaaacgactacagaaagacacaaaatgaccacagaaagacacaaaattacttcagagacacaaaatgactacagaaaaaatcaaaattacctcaaagagacagaaaatgaccttaaaaagacacaaaattacttaaaagaattacaaaacaaccacaatgagaCTTGGTACAACCCCAAGGCAacccaaaacaaccaaaatagacataaaatgacctcaaagtgatacaaaaatatgttaataagacacaaaattaccccaaatgactacaaaagacCCTAAACAACCTCAAAGggacacaaagcaaccaaacAGTCCATGTGTGTTGCTCATATGAAGGAGGGGTGGTGGGGCCTTGTGtgtatctgtgcccaggggcccattgtttcATAATGCACCCATGATGCCAAGCAACTGTTCAGATGTTCTGATAACACTTCTGTGGGGGGTTTTTCTCTCCACAGCATAATCAATGGATTTGCCTTACCACTAAAAGAAGAGCACAAGATTTTCCTGTTGAAGGTTTTATTGCCTCTGCACAAAGTCAAATCACTCAGTGTCTACCATCCACAGGTGAGTCTGTCCAACACAAAAGGAAGCCTTTTAAATTTTCGGTGAAGTTGAATGGCAAGAGAGACAAAACACGCATAACATAACATGACATAGCAAGTTATTTACAGGTcacatattttaaatatgtattgAAATATTCGTGTCCAAACCTGCTTTGAGCGTACACGCCTCCTCCTTTCAGAAGAGCAGCAGGTCTTTCTGCAGGTTTTATTGAAAACTGGTGTTGCATGTTCCAGCCAGTCGGTCCCTCAGGCATTAACAAGTCCCCCATCATGTTACCTTTTAGTTTGCTTGCACATAAATTCAAATACTTTGACAGTTTAAtgattgtttgtttatgtgttttgcAGCTGGCCTACTGCGTGGTGCAGTTTTTGGAAAAGGACAGCACTCTAACTGAGCCGGTATGTCAAACAAAaagacttttcattttcttgcttATTTGATGCtcagattgattttaaaatttaagaTTGGGTCTGTTTTGGTTTGCTGTGCAAGATTATGAATTGCTTAATCAATTTTTGTGCAGCTTCTATCCCCTTATCCTCCCTGATTGGTTATTCATCACCATCATTTTATTTCTCCATCATCACATCAGGTGGTAATGGCTCTGCTAAAGTACTGGCCAAAGACTCACAGTCCCAAGGAAGTGATGTTCCTCAACGAGCTGGAGGAGATCCTGGACGTCATCGAGCCATCCGAGTTCGTCAAAGTGCAGGAGCCTCTCTTCAGACAGCTGGCCAAGTGTGTGTCCAGCCCGCACTTCCAGGTAACCGACGGGTGATGACAGTCTTATCTTCATACCTCAGGGAGCAAGTTATTCAGGTGGAGTGGTGGCAGCTGTCGGTATATGCCTGACGGAGGTGTTTTTATGTAGGTGGCGGAGAGAGCTCTGTACTACTGGAACAACGAGTACATCATGAGTCTGATCAGCGACAACGCAGCAAAGATTCTGCCGATAATGTTCCCTGCTCTGTACCGCAACTCTAAGACCCACTGGAACAAGTAAGACACTCAGATTTAGTCTTCACACAGGCTGTGCTAATGTTCTTAAATGCTTCACACTGCATGTCACGCCAGCTCACATTAGATATCTCTCAAGTGTGTGTAGATATTTGAGCTTATTTAGACTTACTTCTCATGAAGAATCTCTAAAAGGTGGTTTATCATCACTTTAAGTGCATGTTTTACTGTATATATCTGCAGATCTCCTTTTTATACACAGCTTAGGTTTGCAGCTTTTAATGCACactaaaaaactgaaaaaataatccctgcacacctgaatgtgtgacGGGTGCGTTGGAGGAAGATGCAGT
This Epinephelus lanceolatus isolate andai-2023 chromosome 15, ASM4190304v1, whole genome shotgun sequence DNA region includes the following protein-coding sequences:
- the ppp2r5ca gene encoding serine/threonine-protein phosphatase 2A 56 kDa regulatory subunit gamma isoform isoform X1; protein product: MLTCNKSGDRMVVDAPNSNGPFQPVALMHFRDVAPAEQEKLFIQKLRQCCVLFDFLSDPLSDLKWKEVKRAALSEMVEYITHNRNVITEPIYPEVVHMFAVNMFRTLPPSSNPTGAEFDPEEDEPTLEAAWPHLQLVYEFFLRFLESPDFQPNIAKKYIDQKFVMQLLELFDSEDPRERDFLKTTLHRIYGKFLGLRAYIRKQINNIFYRFIYETEHHNGIAELLEILGSIINGFALPLKEEHKIFLLKVLLPLHKVKSLSVYHPQLAYCVVQFLEKDSTLTEPVVMALLKYWPKTHSPKEVMFLNELEEILDVIEPSEFVKVQEPLFRQLAKCVSSPHFQVAERALYYWNNEYIMSLISDNAAKILPIMFPALYRNSKTHWNKTIHGLIYNALKLFMEMNQKLFDDCTQQFRAEKNKEKAKSKEREEAWIKIENLAKSNPQFFMYVDSSDLNSPVAMETDVPLIEDVQRLKKTVEEGATQLQHDQRKERPMVRRKSELPQDIYTTKALESHRRAEDMLTTHDGL
- the ppp2r5ca gene encoding serine/threonine-protein phosphatase 2A 56 kDa regulatory subunit gamma isoform isoform X3, producing the protein MLTCNKSGDRMVVDAPNSNGPFQPVALMHFRDVAPAEQEKLFIQKLRQCCVLFDFLSDPLSDLKWKEVKRAALSEMVEYITHNRNVITEPIYPEVVHMFAVNMFRTLPPSSNPTGAEFDPEEDEPTLEAAWPHLQLVYEFFLRFLESPDFQPNIAKKYIDQKFVMQLLELFDSEDPRERDFLKTTLHRIYGKFLGLRAYIRKQINNIFYRFIYETEHHNGIAELLEILGSIINGFALPLKEEHKIFLLKVLLPLHKVKSLSVYHPQLAYCVVQFLEKDSTLTEPVVMALLKYWPKTHSPKEVMFLNELEEILDVIEPSEFVKVQEPLFRQLAKCVSSPHFQVAERALYYWNNEYIMSLISDNAAKILPIMFPALYRNSKTHWNKTIHGLIYNALKLFMEMNQKLFDDCTQQFRAEKNKEKAKSKEREEAWIKIENLAKSNPQSCSNGDGCPFDRRCSEVKKDS
- the ppp2r5ca gene encoding serine/threonine-protein phosphatase 2A 56 kDa regulatory subunit gamma isoform isoform X2, whose translation is MLTCNKSGDRMVVDAPNSNGPFQPVALMHFRDVAPAEQEKLFIQKLRQCCVLFDFLSDPLSDLKWKEVKRAALSEMVEYITHNRNVITEPIYPEVVHMFAVNMFRTLPPSSNPTGAEFDPEEDEPTLEAAWPHLQLVYEFFLRFLESPDFQPNIAKKYIDQKFVMQLLELFDSEDPRERDFLKTTLHRIYGKFLGLRAYIRKQINNIFYRFIYETEHHNGIAELLEILGSIINGFALPLKEEHKIFLLKVLLPLHKVKSLSVYHPQLAYCVVQFLEKDSTLTEPVVMALLKYWPKTHSPKEVMFLNELEEILDVIEPSEFVKVQEPLFRQLAKCVSSPHFQVAERALYYWNNEYIMSLISDNAAKILPIMFPALYRNSKTHWNKTIHGLIYNALKLFMEMNQKLFDDCTQQFRAEKNKEKAKSKEREEAWIKIENLAKSNPQLQHDQRKERPMVRRKSELPQDIYTTKALESHRRAEDMLTTHDGL